The following are encoded in a window of Prosthecodimorpha staleyi genomic DNA:
- a CDS encoding ABC transporter permease, with amino-acid sequence MLSFLVRRLAGLAVTLLATALVVFVVLEILPGDPAAVILGVSATPETVAALRTEFGLDLPAPERFIRWIGGLLTGDLGTSYGYRVPVAQLIAERLQVTLPLAFAAILLATLVGVPLGMLAASRPRGLRDAGVMVFAQAGLALPDFWVGILLVLAFAIGLHWLPSGGFPGWDAGLGPALASLVLPVIALALPQAAILARVTRSATLEALQEDWVRTARAKGLGAAATLYRHVLRNALVPVVTMLGVRFSFMIAGAIIIEDVFSLPGLGRLMFQAIGQHDIIVVKDLVVVFAALVVGINFLVDIAYGIVDPRLRRRA; translated from the coding sequence ATGCTGAGCTTCCTCGTCCGGCGTCTGGCGGGACTGGCGGTCACGCTCCTGGCGACCGCCCTGGTGGTGTTCGTCGTCCTTGAAATCCTGCCCGGCGATCCGGCCGCGGTCATCCTCGGCGTCAGCGCGACGCCCGAGACCGTCGCGGCACTGCGCACCGAATTCGGCCTGGATCTCCCGGCACCGGAGCGCTTCATCCGCTGGATCGGCGGGCTCCTGACCGGCGATCTCGGCACCAGCTACGGCTACCGCGTGCCGGTCGCGCAGCTGATCGCCGAGCGCCTGCAGGTGACGCTGCCGCTCGCCTTCGCGGCGATCCTGCTCGCCACCCTAGTCGGCGTGCCGCTCGGCATGCTGGCGGCCTCGCGGCCCCGGGGGCTGCGCGATGCCGGCGTGATGGTCTTCGCCCAGGCCGGGCTGGCGCTGCCGGATTTCTGGGTCGGCATCCTGCTGGTGCTCGCCTTCGCGATCGGCCTGCACTGGCTGCCGTCGGGTGGCTTTCCCGGCTGGGACGCCGGCCTCGGCCCCGCGCTCGCCTCGCTGGTGCTGCCGGTGATCGCGCTCGCCCTGCCGCAGGCGGCGATCCTCGCCCGAGTGACGCGCTCGGCGACGCTCGAGGCGCTGCAGGAGGATTGGGTGCGTACCGCGCGCGCCAAGGGGCTCGGCGCGGCGGCGACGCTCTACCGGCATGTCCTGCGCAACGCGCTCGTCCCGGTCGTCACCATGCTGGGCGTGCGCTTCTCCTTCATGATCGCCGGCGCGATCATCATCGAGGATGTCTTCTCGCTGCCCGGTCTCGGCCGGCTGATGTTCCAGGCGATCGGCCAGCACGACATTATCGTGGTCAAGGATCTGGTCGTCGTCTTCGCCGCCCTGGTGGTCGGCATCAATTTCCTGGTCGACATCGCCTACGGCATCGTCGACCCACGGCTGCGGCGGAGGGCCTGA
- a CDS encoding ABC transporter substrate-binding protein: MPYRRSVLLAALVAGGIASPALAQDKSQVVLCQTLEPTVLDPTAGAAQAIREVTYGNIFEGLVAIDRAGKIVPKLAESWQISADNLVYTFKLKSGVTFHDGTPFTSADVKYSLERAVAPDSKNAQKWIFTPIASIETPDAATVKVTLKQVAANFLYGLGWGDAIIVSEKTAAANATTPVGTGPYKLDKWTRGDRLSLVAAEGWWGGKPAIARATFRFINDPQAQLAAIQSGDCDALTNFGAAEALPTLKADKRLTVTIGKTEGETIIAMNNGKKPLDDLRVRRAIAHAVDRNQVNLGAINGTGTPIGSHFSPAQPGYVDLTGRYPYDPAKAKALLAEAGYGSGFDLTLKVPPPAYARRSSEIVAAMLGEVGIRVSIENVEFPQWLDRVFKNKDYDLTIISHTEPLDINIYARPDYYFNYKSQAFVDLMKKVDAAVDDKTRLALYGDAQKMLAEDSVNVFLFVLPKVTVSKAALTGMWADWPLPATPLTDLAWQ, from the coding sequence ATGCCGTACCGACGTTCCGTTCTGCTCGCCGCGCTGGTCGCGGGCGGGATCGCCTCGCCGGCCCTGGCTCAGGACAAGAGCCAGGTCGTGCTGTGCCAGACCCTCGAGCCGACCGTGCTCGACCCGACCGCGGGTGCCGCGCAGGCGATCCGCGAGGTCACCTACGGCAACATCTTCGAAGGCCTCGTCGCCATCGACCGCGCCGGCAAGATTGTGCCGAAGCTCGCCGAAAGCTGGCAGATCTCGGCCGACAATCTCGTCTACACTTTCAAGCTGAAGTCGGGCGTCACCTTCCATGACGGCACGCCGTTCACCTCGGCCGACGTGAAATACAGCCTGGAACGGGCGGTCGCGCCGGATTCCAAGAATGCCCAGAAATGGATCTTCACGCCGATTGCCTCGATCGAGACGCCCGATGCGGCGACCGTGAAGGTCACCCTGAAGCAGGTCGCAGCCAATTTCCTGTACGGGCTCGGCTGGGGCGATGCGATCATCGTCTCCGAGAAGACGGCCGCCGCCAACGCCACCACCCCGGTCGGCACCGGGCCCTACAAGCTCGACAAATGGACCCGCGGCGACCGGCTCAGCCTGGTCGCGGCCGAGGGCTGGTGGGGCGGCAAGCCGGCGATCGCGCGCGCCACCTTCCGCTTCATCAACGATCCCCAGGCGCAGCTGGCCGCGATCCAGTCCGGCGACTGCGACGCGCTGACCAATTTCGGCGCGGCGGAGGCCCTGCCCACGCTCAAGGCCGACAAGCGGCTGACGGTCACCATCGGCAAGACCGAGGGTGAGACCATCATCGCCATGAACAACGGCAAGAAGCCGCTCGACGATCTGCGCGTGCGCCGCGCCATCGCCCATGCGGTCGATCGCAACCAGGTCAATCTCGGCGCCATCAACGGCACCGGCACGCCGATCGGCAGCCATTTCTCGCCGGCCCAGCCGGGCTATGTCGATCTGACCGGCCGCTACCCCTATGATCCGGCCAAGGCCAAGGCGCTGCTCGCGGAGGCCGGCTACGGCTCCGGCTTCGATCTGACGCTGAAGGTGCCGCCGCCCGCCTATGCCCGGCGCTCCTCGGAGATCGTCGCCGCCATGCTGGGCGAGGTCGGCATCCGGGTCTCGATCGAAAATGTCGAGTTCCCGCAATGGCTCGACCGCGTATTCAAGAACAAGGACTACGATCTCACCATCATCTCCCACACCGAGCCGCTCGACATCAACATCTATGCCCGGCCGGATTATTACTTCAACTACAAGTCCCAGGCCTTCGTCGACCTGATGAAGAAGGTCGATGCGGCCGTCGACGACAAGACCCGGCTGGCGCTCTACGGCGATGCGCAGAAGATGCTGGCCGAGGATTCGGTCAACGTCTTCCTGTTCGTGCTGCCCAAGGTCACGGTCTCCAAGGCGGCTCTCACCGGCATGTGGGCCGACTGGCCGCTGCCGGCGACGCCGCTGACCGATCTCGCCTGGCAGTGA
- a CDS encoding acetylornithine deacetylase/succinyl-diaminopimelate desuccinylase family protein yields MAERLFARVDSLRDDLIALTGDLIRFPTVNPPGEGYRECAEYLGRRLTTAGFAVDYPRAIGVPGDSDRYPRVNVVARREGGRPGRTVHFNGHIDVVEAGHGWTVDPFAGVVRDGRVYGRGACDMKGGIAASVIAAEAILAECPDFAGAIEVSGTCDEESGGFGGVGWLARNGWFDRSKVDHVIIPEPLDVDRVCLGHRGVWWAEIEMKGRIGHGSMPFLGINAIRGMAAFLSLVEGELLPDLARRQTRMPCEPPGARSATLNYNSIHGGLAEPRDETLPAPVVADSCRLVIDRRYLVEEDFAAVKGEILALLERVKAGTPGLDYRLDEIMTFQPTMTEPDAPVVQALDHYIHRVLGKPSRHIASPGTYDQKHITRHGSVIDCVAYGPGILDLAHQPDEYVVIDDMIASAKIMAAAALTLAGGASS; encoded by the coding sequence ATCGCCGAGCGTCTGTTCGCCCGGGTCGATTCGCTGCGCGACGACCTGATCGCGCTGACCGGCGACCTGATCCGCTTCCCGACCGTCAATCCGCCCGGCGAAGGCTATCGCGAGTGCGCCGAATATCTCGGCCGACGGCTCACTACCGCCGGTTTCGCGGTCGACTATCCGCGCGCCATAGGGGTGCCGGGCGACAGCGACCGCTATCCGCGCGTCAATGTCGTCGCCCGGCGCGAGGGCGGGCGACCGGGACGCACGGTGCATTTCAACGGCCATATCGACGTGGTCGAGGCCGGCCACGGCTGGACGGTCGATCCCTTCGCGGGCGTCGTCCGTGACGGCCGGGTCTATGGCCGCGGCGCCTGCGACATGAAGGGCGGCATCGCGGCGAGCGTCATCGCCGCCGAGGCGATCCTGGCCGAATGCCCGGACTTCGCCGGCGCGATCGAGGTCTCCGGCACCTGCGACGAGGAATCCGGCGGTTTCGGCGGCGTCGGCTGGCTCGCCCGCAACGGCTGGTTCGATCGCAGCAAGGTCGACCACGTGATCATCCCCGAGCCGCTCGATGTCGACCGGGTCTGCCTCGGCCATCGCGGCGTCTGGTGGGCCGAGATCGAGATGAAGGGTCGTATCGGCCACGGCTCGATGCCGTTTCTCGGCATCAACGCCATCCGCGGCATGGCCGCGTTCCTCAGCCTCGTCGAAGGCGAACTGCTGCCCGATCTCGCCCGCCGGCAGACGCGCATGCCCTGCGAGCCGCCGGGCGCCCGCAGCGCGACGCTCAACTACAATTCGATCCATGGCGGCCTGGCCGAGCCGCGCGACGAGACGCTGCCGGCGCCGGTCGTCGCCGATTCCTGTCGGCTGGTGATCGACCGCCGCTATCTGGTCGAGGAGGATTTCGCCGCCGTGAAGGGCGAGATCCTGGCGCTCCTGGAGCGGGTCAAGGCCGGCACGCCGGGCCTCGACTACCGGCTTGACGAAATCATGACCTTCCAGCCGACCATGACCGAGCCGGATGCACCGGTCGTGCAGGCGCTCGACCACTATATCCATCGCGTGCTCGGCAAGCCGTCGCGCCATATCGCTTCGCCGGGCACCTACGACCAGAAGCACATCACGCGGCACGGATCGGTGATCGATTGCGTCGCCTATGGGCCCGGCATTCTGGACCTTGCCCACCAGCCGGACGAGTATGTGGTGATCGACGACATGATCGCCTCGGCCAAGATCATGGCGGCCGCAGCGCTGACGCTGGCCGGAGGCGCATCGTCCTGA
- a CDS encoding RidA family protein, translating into MTRKLVSTGSPFEKVAGYSRAVADGDWCWVSGTTGYDYAAMQMPDSVEDQTRNAMETIRKALAEAGFDLADVVRATYYVTEAGMMDTVFPVVGSYFADIRPAATMIVCGLVKPEMKVEIEVTAKKRG; encoded by the coding sequence ATGACCCGCAAGCTCGTCTCTACCGGTTCGCCCTTCGAGAAGGTTGCCGGCTATTCGCGTGCGGTCGCCGACGGCGACTGGTGCTGGGTGTCCGGCACGACCGGCTACGACTACGCCGCCATGCAGATGCCGGACAGCGTCGAGGACCAGACCCGCAACGCCATGGAGACGATCCGCAAGGCGCTGGCGGAGGCCGGTTTCGACCTCGCCGATGTGGTCCGCGCGACCTACTACGTCACCGAAGCCGGCATGATGGACACCGTCTTTCCGGTCGTCGGCAGCTACTTCGCCGACATCCGTCCGGCCGCGACCATGATCGTCTGCGGGCTGGTCAAGCCGGAGATGAAGGTTGAGATCGAGGTCACCGCGAAGAAGCGCGGCTGA
- a CDS encoding LysE family translocator: protein MSPETWALFVPAAFALNMYPGPNNVLAMTNGARYGFGTALLASAGRFPPFAGFVLGAAVGLGAALAASAAFFTAIKIAGAIYLVWLGLKMVLGGASDLAETVGSSRLSALARREFLTAITNPKAMLVFTAFFAPFVDPTQPAFGQILQLGGAALALEAVAVALYAFAGSRLERFVRDARRLALVNRISGTALIVAGGLLLFARRPAQA, encoded by the coding sequence ATGTCACCGGAAACCTGGGCCCTGTTCGTGCCCGCGGCCTTCGCGCTCAACATGTATCCGGGTCCGAACAACGTCCTGGCGATGACCAACGGCGCCCGCTACGGCTTCGGCACGGCGCTGCTGGCCTCGGCGGGGCGTTTCCCGCCCTTTGCCGGTTTCGTTCTGGGGGCTGCGGTCGGGCTGGGTGCGGCATTGGCCGCCTCGGCCGCGTTCTTCACCGCGATCAAGATCGCGGGAGCGATCTATCTTGTCTGGCTGGGATTGAAGATGGTGCTCGGCGGCGCCTCGGATCTCGCCGAGACGGTCGGCTCCTCGCGCCTTTCGGCTCTGGCGCGGCGGGAGTTTCTGACCGCGATCACCAACCCGAAGGCGATGCTGGTCTTCACCGCCTTCTTCGCCCCCTTCGTCGACCCGACGCAGCCCGCCTTCGGCCAAATCCTGCAGCTCGGCGGTGCCGCCCTGGCACTCGAAGCCGTCGCGGTCGCGCTTTATGCCTTCGCCGGCAGCCGTCTGGAGCGCTTCGTGCGCGATGCACGCCGCCTGGCGCTGGTCAATCGCATCTCCGGCACGGCGCTGATCGTCGCCGGTGGCCTCCTTCTGTTCGCGCGCCGCCCGGCGCAGGCTTGA
- the leuD gene encoding 3-isopropylmalate dehydratase small subunit produces MDKFTTLTGVAAPLPIVNVDTDMIIPKQFLKTIERTGLGKGLFFEMRFDEAGVEKPEFVLNQQAYRKAQILVAGDNFGCGSSREHAPWALLDYGIRCVISTSFADIFYNNCFKNGILPIVVSPEDLEKLLDDAGRGSNATLTIDLPAQEIRGPDGGTVKFEVDAFRKHCLLNGLDDIGLTLEKADKIAGYETKLAEVQPWA; encoded by the coding sequence ATGGACAAGTTCACGACGCTCACCGGTGTGGCCGCGCCGCTGCCGATCGTCAATGTCGATACGGACATGATCATCCCGAAGCAGTTTCTGAAAACGATCGAGCGGACCGGTCTCGGCAAGGGCCTGTTCTTCGAGATGCGCTTCGACGAGGCCGGCGTCGAGAAGCCCGAATTCGTGTTGAACCAGCAGGCCTACCGCAAGGCGCAAATCCTGGTCGCCGGCGACAATTTCGGCTGCGGGTCGAGCCGCGAGCATGCCCCCTGGGCGCTGCTCGACTACGGCATCCGCTGCGTCATCTCGACCAGCTTCGCCGACATCTTTTACAACAACTGCTTCAAGAACGGCATCCTGCCGATCGTGGTCTCGCCGGAGGACCTGGAGAAGCTGCTCGACGATGCCGGCCGCGGTTCCAACGCCACGCTGACCATCGATCTGCCGGCGCAGGAGATCCGCGGCCCGGACGGCGGCACCGTGAAGTTCGAGGTCGACGCCTTCCGCAAGCATTGCCTGCTGAACGGGCTCGACGACATCGGCCTGACCCTCGAGAAGGCCGACAAGATCGCCGGCTACGAGACGAAGCTCGCCGAAGTCCAGCCCTGGGCCTGA
- the thpR gene encoding RNA 2',3'-cyclic phosphodiesterase has translation MPRLFTGLEIPADLALTLTELRGGLPGATWIDPENYHVTLRFIGDVDERIADEIADALARVRRPAFDLKIRGIDYFGGRQPHSVFAKVEPTPALMELQAEHERIMQRLGLEPEGRKYHPHITIARVKGAQARDVAHWLDVRGGFPGGRFRAERAVLFSSRASKGGGPYIVEDEYPFVAAVPAARRDPVVAARMYPRSVRSVPAS, from the coding sequence ATGCCAAGGCTTTTCACAGGCCTCGAGATCCCCGCCGATCTCGCCCTCACACTGACCGAACTGCGCGGCGGCCTTCCGGGGGCGACCTGGATCGATCCGGAGAATTATCACGTCACCCTGCGCTTCATCGGCGATGTCGATGAGCGCATCGCCGACGAGATCGCCGACGCTCTGGCCCGGGTCCGCCGTCCGGCCTTCGACCTGAAGATCCGCGGCATCGACTATTTCGGCGGCCGGCAACCGCATTCCGTCTTCGCCAAGGTCGAACCGACACCTGCGCTGATGGAGCTTCAGGCCGAGCATGAGCGGATCATGCAGCGGCTCGGGCTGGAACCCGAAGGCCGCAAGTACCATCCGCACATCACCATTGCGCGGGTCAAAGGCGCGCAGGCGCGCGACGTCGCGCATTGGCTCGATGTCCGCGGCGGCTTCCCCGGCGGACGCTTCCGCGCCGAACGCGCCGTCCTGTTCTCGTCCAGGGCCTCGAAGGGCGGCGGCCCCTATATCGTCGAGGACGAGTATCCGTTCGTGGCTGCGGTGCCGGCGGCGCGGCGCGATCCGGTGGTGGCCGCGCGGATGTATCCGCGTTCGGTCCGTTCGGTACCTGCCTCCTGA
- a CDS encoding YkvA family protein, whose protein sequence is MDQRIFLDPEIVGPEGEREAKVRAGFWASLRRAARSIPFSTDLVAAYYCALDPTTPRRVRLTLLGALAYFVMPADLLPDVLPLVGFTDDATVLVTAIGMVAGHIRDEHRQAAEKALSEGTAPPQ, encoded by the coding sequence ATGGACCAGCGCATCTTTCTCGACCCCGAAATCGTTGGGCCGGAAGGCGAGCGCGAGGCGAAGGTCCGGGCCGGTTTCTGGGCGTCCCTGCGCCGCGCGGCACGCTCCATCCCGTTCTCGACCGACCTGGTCGCCGCCTACTATTGCGCGCTCGATCCGACCACGCCGCGGCGGGTCCGCCTGACGCTCCTCGGCGCCCTCGCCTATTTCGTGATGCCGGCGGATCTGTTGCCGGACGTCCTGCCTCTGGTCGGCTTCACCGACGATGCCACCGTGCTCGTCACCGCGATCGGCATGGTGGCCGGGCATATCCGCGACGAGCACCGCCAGGCGGCCGAAAAGGCCCTGTCCGAAGGCACTGCGCCCCCACAATAG
- a CDS encoding carboxymuconolactone decarboxylase family protein: MATMPLLADDQMTPEARAVIDDIRATRQTDFINNFWRALANDPALLKRTWDSLKAVMGPGQLDPKVKELIYIAVSVAQSCEYCIHSHTAAARAKGVSDQELMELFAVIGMAAETNRLVTAMQVPVDDVFKVG, encoded by the coding sequence ATGGCCACCATGCCGCTGCTCGCCGACGATCAGATGACCCCTGAGGCCAGGGCGGTGATCGACGACATCCGCGCCACCCGCCAGACCGATTTCATCAACAATTTCTGGCGTGCGCTCGCCAATGATCCGGCCCTGCTGAAGCGCACCTGGGACAGCCTCAAGGCGGTGATGGGCCCGGGTCAGCTCGATCCGAAGGTCAAGGAACTGATCTACATCGCGGTCTCGGTCGCGCAATCCTGCGAATACTGCATCCATTCCCACACCGCTGCGGCGCGGGCCAAGGGCGTGAGCGATCAGGAACTGATGGAACTCTTCGCCGTGATCGGCATGGCGGCCGAAACCAATCGGCTGGTGACCGCCATGCAGGTCCCTGTGGACGATGTTTTCAAGGTCGGCTGA
- a CDS encoding protease inhibitor Inh/omp19 family protein: MTGRHAAVLALVATTMLAGCGRLGMSDMGGPAPAAQYEPLPAAPTKPVTQGSLQPLPPVPGQPGPGMAGDMPPPGAPGAVAAVDPGPPPTPEKAPPIGRTEVLGAWKIASGTDNCQLFMTLTTWSGGYRANTRGCTSPQLQRISAWDLSGKQVALKGADGSIVATLYGAGPERFSGQTSERLPVSVSR; this comes from the coding sequence ATGACGGGACGCCACGCGGCCGTGCTGGCGCTGGTCGCCACCACCATGCTGGCCGGCTGTGGCCGATTGGGGATGTCGGATATGGGTGGGCCGGCGCCGGCCGCCCAATACGAGCCTCTCCCCGCCGCACCGACCAAGCCGGTCACCCAGGGCTCGCTCCAGCCGCTGCCGCCGGTTCCCGGACAGCCGGGCCCCGGCATGGCCGGCGACATGCCGCCGCCGGGCGCGCCCGGAGCCGTGGCGGCCGTCGATCCCGGTCCGCCGCCTACGCCCGAAAAGGCGCCGCCGATCGGTCGCACCGAAGTCCTCGGGGCCTGGAAGATCGCCTCGGGGACCGACAATTGTCAGCTGTTCATGACGCTGACCACGTGGTCCGGCGGCTATCGCGCCAACACCCGCGGCTGCACCTCGCCGCAGTTGCAGCGGATCTCCGCCTGGGATTTGAGCGGCAAGCAGGTTGCCTTGAAGGGAGCGGACGGCTCCATCGTGGCGACGCTCTATGGCGCCGGACCGGAGCGTTTCTCGGGCCAGACCAGCGAGCGGCTCCCGGTCAGCGTCTCGCGCTGA
- a CDS encoding GNAT family N-acetyltransferase translates to MKTNTDGGTVRKLWLADRGAFRDHLLRLDPISRHQRFAMGASDDFVIRYAETSFNLDTLIHGWFVDDRLVGAGELRGLPQNTREAEAAFSVEADWQLKGVGSALMEKTLLAARNRRIRRVYMNCLASNRHMQRLARRFGAELEFESGDVVGLVLPDGPTPGSYFREAVADAHGWTTAIFDLQRRLVAPTQA, encoded by the coding sequence ATGAAAACGAACACCGACGGGGGCACAGTGCGTAAGCTCTGGCTCGCCGACCGCGGCGCCTTTCGGGACCATCTTTTGCGTCTCGACCCGATCTCCCGCCACCAGCGCTTCGCGATGGGGGCGTCCGACGACTTCGTCATCCGCTATGCGGAGACGAGCTTCAACCTCGACACGCTGATTCACGGCTGGTTCGTGGACGATCGACTGGTCGGCGCCGGCGAGTTGCGCGGCCTGCCGCAGAACACGAGGGAAGCCGAGGCCGCCTTCAGCGTCGAGGCCGACTGGCAGCTCAAGGGCGTCGGCTCAGCGCTGATGGAGAAGACGCTGCTCGCCGCCCGCAACCGGCGCATCCGGCGCGTCTACATGAACTGCCTCGCCTCGAACCGGCACATGCAGCGCCTCGCCCGGCGCTTCGGTGCGGAACTGGAGTTCGAATCCGGCGACGTCGTCGGCCTCGTCCTGCCGGACGGCCCGACCCCGGGCAGCTACTTCCGGGAGGCCGTCGCCGACGCCCACGGCTGGACCACCGCCATCTTCGACCTGCAGCGTCGCCTGGTGGCGCCGACACAGGCTTGA
- a CDS encoding GNAT family N-acetyltransferase, which yields MSEDILVRLLGASELEAYLDHMMRLDGPARAQRFAAGVDDHFILSHCLHMIVSRTSLVGLFVDGTLRGAAEIEVDDDGATGELVMAIEKPWRGRGLGRQLAAEAIAEARRRGVGAVRLDIEGTDEAMRAIALGHGFRSQGGRRTVTYQLTLDGRGREETGETPSSRWWNPFRSTARTA from the coding sequence ATGAGTGAAGACATCCTCGTACGGCTTCTCGGCGCCTCGGAACTCGAGGCCTATCTCGACCACATGATGCGCCTCGACGGACCGGCCCGCGCCCAGCGCTTCGCCGCCGGCGTCGACGATCACTTCATCCTGTCGCACTGCCTGCACATGATCGTCTCGCGGACCAGCCTGGTCGGCCTTTTCGTCGACGGCACCCTGCGCGGCGCGGCCGAGATCGAGGTCGACGACGACGGGGCGACCGGCGAACTGGTCATGGCGATCGAAAAGCCCTGGCGCGGCCGCGGGCTCGGCCGGCAACTCGCCGCCGAGGCGATCGCCGAGGCCCGCCGCCGCGGGGTCGGCGCGGTCCGCCTCGACATCGAGGGAACCGACGAGGCCATGCGCGCCATCGCGCTCGGCCACGGTTTCCGCTCGCAGGGCGGGCGGCGCACGGTGACCTACCAACTGACGCTCGACGGTCGCGGCCGCGAGGAAACCGGCGAAACGCCCTCCTCGCGCTGGTGGAACCCTTTCCGCAGCACCGCCCGGACTGCGTAG
- a CDS encoding succinate dehydrogenase iron-sulfur subunit — protein sequence MVELALPKNSRMQLGKTWPKPANATRLKEYQVYRWNPDDGRNPQIDTFFVDLDDCGPMILDGLLYIKNKIDPTLTFRRSCREGICGSCAMNIDGLNTLACTKGMDEVKGAIKIYPLPHMPVIKDLVPDLTNFYAQHRSIEPWLKTVSATPQIEWKQSREDREKLDGLYECILCASCSTSCPSYWWNGDRYLGPAVLLQAYRWLIDSRDEATGERLDNLEDPFRLYRCHTIMNCANTCPKGLNPAKAIAEIKKMMVERRV from the coding sequence ATGGTCGAGCTTGCACTGCCCAAGAACAGCCGCATGCAGCTGGGCAAGACCTGGCCCAAGCCGGCCAATGCGACGCGGCTGAAGGAATACCAGGTCTATCGCTGGAACCCGGATGACGGGCGCAATCCGCAGATCGACACCTTCTTCGTCGATCTCGACGATTGCGGGCCGATGATCCTGGACGGTCTGCTCTATATCAAGAACAAAATCGACCCGACGCTGACCTTCCGCCGCTCCTGCCGCGAAGGCATCTGCGGCTCCTGCGCGATGAATATCGACGGCCTCAACACGCTCGCCTGCACCAAGGGCATGGACGAGGTGAAGGGCGCCATCAAGATCTATCCGCTGCCGCATATGCCGGTGATCAAGGATCTGGTGCCGGATCTGACCAATTTCTATGCCCAGCACCGCTCCATCGAGCCCTGGCTGAAGACGGTGTCGGCGACGCCGCAGATCGAGTGGAAGCAGTCGCGCGAGGATCGCGAGAAGCTCGACGGTCTCTACGAGTGCATCCTGTGCGCCTCGTGCTCGACCTCTTGCCCGAGCTACTGGTGGAACGGCGACCGCTATCTCGGACCGGCGGTGCTGCTGCAGGCCTATCGCTGGCTGATCGACAGCCGGGACGAGGCGACCGGCGAGCGCCTCGACAATCTCGAGGATCCGTTCCGCCTGTACCGCTGCCACACGATCATGAACTGCGCCAATACCTGCCCGAAGGGCCTGAACCCGGCCAAGGCGATCGCCGAGATCAAGAAGATGATGGTCGAGCGGCGGGTCTGA
- a CDS encoding DUF3052 domain-containing protein — MTGAGYSGTPLPRKLGLADGQQVAFVGLPAELEALAAAASFAGMIRTEAWVGFGPPARLDLILGFTARRADLAAGLAGMMAAIRPAGMIWVAWPKKAAKVATDVTEDGVRDVGLPLGLVDVKVCAVDAIWSGLKLVIRKDLRRTVGAQDG; from the coding sequence GTGACCGGGGCGGGCTACTCGGGCACGCCTCTGCCGCGCAAGCTCGGGCTTGCGGACGGCCAGCAGGTGGCCTTCGTCGGCCTGCCTGCGGAACTTGAGGCGCTCGCCGCGGCGGCCTCCTTTGCCGGCATGATCCGGACGGAGGCGTGGGTGGGTTTCGGCCCGCCGGCCCGGCTGGATCTGATCCTCGGCTTCACCGCCCGGCGCGCCGATCTCGCGGCGGGCCTGGCGGGGATGATGGCGGCGATCAGGCCGGCCGGAATGATCTGGGTCGCCTGGCCCAAGAAGGCCGCGAAGGTGGCGACGGACGTGACCGAGGATGGGGTCCGCGACGTGGGGCTGCCCTTGGGGTTGGTGGATGTGAAGGTTTGCGCGGTCGACGCGATCTGGTCGGGCTTGAAGCTCGTGATCCGCAAGGATCTGCGCCGGACGGTCGGAGCGCAGGACGGTTGA